A DNA window from Cobetia marina contains the following coding sequences:
- a CDS encoding DegT/DnrJ/EryC1/StrS family aminotransferase, producing MITVTRPYFPERKNFDRYVDAIFQSRWLTNHGPLEQELTRRLETYLGVKHLLLVSNGTLALQVAYRALGINNVVGQREPAEVITTPFTFIATASSLKWEGMQPVFADIDPATLCLDPAQVEAAITPRTRAIVPVHVFGNACDVEAIDALGEEHDLKVIYDGAHAFGATYRGNSLLSYGDASTLSFHATKLFHSIEGGAIIFKRKEDLERARKMINFGITGPECIEELGINAKMNEFQAAMGLCVLDEIEGNLESRALVWHAYAQAFQGNVQLQARQPGVSLNYAYFPIILESESVLLEVMQRLEREGYQPRRYFCPSLESLAFLGRPAADLQDADFQQPEIVHSRDIASRILCLPLFSGLQVSEILAAVRVIVDRHQKAA from the coding sequence CAGAGCCGCTGGTTGACCAATCATGGCCCGCTGGAGCAGGAGCTGACCCGGCGCCTGGAGACCTATCTGGGCGTCAAGCATCTGCTGCTGGTCAGCAATGGCACCCTGGCACTGCAGGTGGCCTATCGCGCGCTGGGGATCAACAACGTGGTCGGGCAGCGCGAACCCGCCGAGGTCATCACGACTCCCTTCACCTTCATCGCCACGGCCAGCAGCCTGAAGTGGGAAGGGATGCAGCCGGTCTTCGCGGACATCGATCCTGCCACCCTGTGCCTGGACCCCGCACAGGTCGAGGCAGCCATCACGCCGCGTACCCGCGCCATCGTGCCGGTGCACGTGTTCGGCAACGCCTGTGACGTGGAAGCCATCGATGCGCTGGGGGAAGAGCACGACCTCAAGGTCATCTATGACGGCGCCCATGCCTTCGGCGCGACCTACCGTGGCAACAGCCTGCTGTCGTACGGGGATGCCAGCACCCTGAGCTTCCATGCCACCAAGCTGTTCCACAGCATCGAGGGCGGCGCGATCATCTTCAAGCGCAAGGAAGACCTGGAGCGTGCCCGCAAGATGATCAACTTCGGCATCACTGGCCCCGAGTGCATCGAGGAGCTGGGCATCAATGCCAAGATGAACGAGTTCCAGGCCGCCATGGGGCTGTGCGTGCTCGACGAGATCGAGGGCAACCTCGAGAGCCGCGCGCTGGTCTGGCATGCCTATGCCCAGGCGTTTCAGGGCAACGTGCAGCTTCAGGCACGTCAGCCAGGCGTCAGCCTCAACTACGCCTATTTCCCGATCATTCTGGAAAGCGAAAGTGTCCTGCTGGAGGTGATGCAGCGTCTGGAGCGGGAAGGCTACCAGCCGCGGCGCTATTTCTGTCCGTCGCTGGAGTCACTGGCATTTCTGGGGCGACCGGCGGCAGACCTGCAGGACGCGGACTTCCAGCAGCCCGAGATCGTGCATTCCAGAGACATCGCCAGCCGTATCCTGTGTCTGCCGTTGTTCTCGGGACTTCAGGTCAGCGAGATTCTCGCCGCGGTGCGCGTCATCGTCGATCGGCATCAGAAGGCAGCCTGA
- a CDS encoding WbqC family protein: MNIAIMQPYLLPHLGYFQLMHACDEFLIYDDVAYIPRGYINRNSVLLGGKAHRFTLSVPDASPNRRISELSFAPTPQSLLTTLHHAYAKAPHYAEVMPLLQTILMHEDRRIGALCQFSFETICRYLGLECRFALTSEMDYERSQSAQDRLIELSRQRGGRGYVNSIGGRKLYRGEAFEQAGLRLSFLSSHPRDYRQAAPGAREGEFVGSLSIIDVLMWCSPADVVSRLAEYTLLSGDAPWGPAAEGMDQLWQPSLAEPASRPRASSREAAGGVAACH; this comes from the coding sequence ATGAACATCGCGATCATGCAACCCTACCTGTTGCCGCATCTGGGCTACTTCCAGCTGATGCACGCCTGTGACGAATTCCTCATCTATGACGACGTCGCCTACATTCCGCGTGGCTACATCAACCGCAACAGCGTGCTGCTGGGGGGCAAGGCCCATCGCTTCACGCTGTCGGTGCCGGATGCCTCACCCAATCGGCGCATCAGCGAGCTGTCGTTCGCGCCGACCCCCCAGTCACTGTTGACCACTCTGCACCATGCCTATGCCAAGGCGCCGCATTACGCAGAGGTCATGCCGCTGCTGCAGACGATTCTCATGCATGAGGATCGCCGCATCGGGGCACTGTGCCAGTTCAGCTTCGAGACGATCTGCCGCTATCTGGGGCTCGAGTGTCGCTTCGCGCTGACCAGCGAGATGGATTACGAGCGCAGCCAGTCGGCGCAGGACCGTCTGATTGAACTTTCCCGCCAGCGCGGCGGGCGCGGCTACGTCAACAGTATCGGCGGGCGCAAGCTCTACCGGGGGGAGGCCTTCGAGCAGGCAGGGCTGCGTCTGTCCTTTCTCTCCAGCCATCCGCGTGATTACCGCCAGGCAGCGCCCGGCGCACGCGAGGGCGAGTTCGTCGGCAGTCTCTCGATCATCGATGTGCTGATGTGGTGCTCGCCCGCCGACGTCGTCTCGCGGCTGGCGGAGTACACCCTGCTGTCGGGAGATGCACCCTGGGGGCCCGCCGCTGAGGGCATGGATCAGCTCTGGCAGCCGTCGCTTGCAGAGCCTGCTTCGCGCCCGCGCGCCTCTTCACGAGAAGCAGCCGGAGGCGTCGCCGCGTGTCACTGA
- a CDS encoding lipopolysaccharide biosynthesis protein: MSLTHKTTIGILWNFMDQLLRRGMASIVTLLLARLLLPEDFGLLAMVLVFLTIASAMMDSGLQQAILRLPTLGPRDASTAFFSNIGFGVVAYALLYFSAPLIADFYAEPRLVVLVRIGGLVVLINAFEVIQGAMLNRALDFRTRMKAGIPGSVISGSVAVLLGWLGFGVWALVGQMLTAAFVTTALMWWWGSWRPHLTFDMDAFKAMFSFGYKMFLSRMLDVVFVNLYVLVIAKLFAASVAGLFFFADRLKELVLNQLVAAIQNVTFPALASIQHDPVRLKDAYRRILQLMVYLLFPGVLLMAALARPLFEALFPDRWLDAVPYLQLMCIAAVMYPLSSLNLNVLKVKGRSDLFLGLEVIKKLLICVVLALTWQHGVIAILIGQIVVAVLSYIPNAWFSRTLIDYSIREQCVDFLPSLMLSSVIALCCWLAVEHLAASPDWSPWAALLGLGCLSGASYLLLSCLLRFPAWQSGVGLIRDRLSQRKVENLHAS, encoded by the coding sequence GTGTCACTGACCCACAAGACGACCATCGGCATCCTGTGGAATTTCATGGATCAGCTGTTGCGCCGTGGCATGGCCAGCATCGTCACCTTGCTGCTGGCCCGTCTGCTGCTGCCGGAAGACTTCGGGCTGCTGGCCATGGTGCTGGTCTTTCTGACCATCGCCTCGGCCATGATGGATTCGGGCCTGCAGCAGGCCATCCTGCGTCTGCCGACTCTCGGCCCGCGTGATGCCAGCACCGCCTTCTTCAGCAACATCGGCTTCGGGGTGGTGGCCTATGCGCTGCTGTACTTCAGCGCCCCGTTGATTGCCGATTTCTACGCTGAACCACGACTTGTCGTGCTGGTGCGTATCGGCGGGCTGGTGGTGCTGATCAACGCCTTCGAGGTGATCCAGGGCGCGATGCTCAACCGGGCGCTGGATTTTCGCACCCGCATGAAGGCCGGCATCCCCGGCAGCGTGATCTCGGGCAGCGTCGCGGTGTTGCTGGGCTGGCTGGGCTTCGGGGTCTGGGCGCTGGTGGGCCAGATGCTGACGGCGGCCTTCGTGACCACGGCACTGATGTGGTGGTGGGGCAGCTGGCGTCCGCACCTGACCTTCGACATGGACGCCTTCAAGGCCATGTTCAGCTTCGGCTACAAGATGTTCCTGTCGCGCATGCTGGACGTGGTGTTCGTCAATCTCTACGTGCTGGTGATCGCCAAGCTGTTCGCGGCTTCGGTGGCGGGGCTGTTCTTCTTTGCGGATCGCCTCAAGGAGCTGGTGCTCAATCAACTGGTCGCCGCGATCCAGAACGTGACCTTCCCGGCCCTGGCCAGCATCCAGCATGACCCGGTGCGGCTGAAGGATGCCTATCGACGCATTCTGCAGCTGATGGTCTATCTGCTGTTCCCCGGGGTGCTGCTGATGGCGGCGCTGGCCCGTCCGCTGTTCGAGGCACTGTTCCCCGACCGCTGGCTGGACGCCGTGCCCTATCTGCAGTTGATGTGCATTGCCGCCGTCATGTATCCGCTCAGTTCGCTCAACCTCAATGTGCTCAAGGTCAAGGGGCGCTCGGACCTGTTCCTGGGGCTTGAGGTGATCAAGAAGCTGCTGATCTGCGTGGTGCTGGCGCTCACCTGGCAACACGGCGTGATCGCGATCCTGATCGGTCAGATCGTGGTGGCGGTGCTGTCCTACATCCCCAATGCGTGGTTCTCGCGAACGCTGATCGATTACAGCATCCGCGAGCAGTGCGTCGACTTCCTGCCGAGCCTGATGCTGTCATCGGTCATCGCGCTTTGCTGCTGGCTGGCGGTGGAGCATCTGGCGGCATCGCCAGACTGGTCTCCGTGGGCGGCGCTGCTGGGACTGGGATGTCTCTCCGGCGCAAGTTACCTGTTGCTCTCTTGCCTGCTGCGCTTTCCGGCCTGGCAGTCGGGTGTTGGTCTGATACGAGATCGTCTTTCACAACGGAAAGTGGAGAATCTTCATGCTAGCTGA
- a CDS encoding glycosyltransferase family 2 protein, which translates to MLAELSYSQAQGTPVTGGTLEEGPIPVPPAPADEATIMADWEGNLSTPRVSVMCFAFNHGDYIAMALDGFLMQRTRFPFEIVVHDDASTDGTREIIEDYAARYPSIIRPILQDVNQYSQHVWPITFCMPVMRGDIIAYCEGDDYWVKADKLARQVALFDANPRATVCFHPAIEYDEHRDEHSIICRYADSVARLSPEAIIGLRGGSIPSPALTFRRVESHVDAMLESYRGAPIMDFFLQAYMALLGETLYYEDAACVYRRNAKGSWTSQQQDHEVEQRYQRDMLAAIDTFYGATRTLPEADTLYIPLYHYFKQYVMAPGTTQQRLANFRRGLGYLHHMQRNKVLSLVRRDMFAKLTRRKAATPGQAKDTEAAA; encoded by the coding sequence ATGCTAGCTGAATTGAGCTATTCCCAGGCGCAGGGTACCCCGGTCACGGGGGGCACCCTCGAGGAAGGGCCGATTCCGGTTCCCCCGGCACCGGCGGATGAAGCCACCATCATGGCGGACTGGGAGGGGAATCTCTCCACGCCGCGTGTCTCGGTGATGTGCTTCGCCTTCAATCACGGCGACTACATCGCGATGGCGCTGGATGGTTTTCTGATGCAGCGCACGCGGTTTCCCTTCGAGATCGTGGTGCATGATGATGCCTCCACCGACGGCACGCGCGAGATCATCGAGGACTATGCCGCGCGTTACCCCTCCATCATCCGGCCGATCCTGCAGGACGTGAACCAGTACTCGCAGCACGTGTGGCCCATCACCTTCTGCATGCCGGTGATGCGCGGCGACATCATCGCCTACTGCGAAGGGGATGATTACTGGGTCAAGGCCGACAAGCTGGCGCGTCAGGTGGCGCTGTTCGATGCCAACCCGCGTGCCACCGTGTGCTTCCACCCGGCCATCGAGTATGACGAGCATCGCGATGAGCATTCGATCATCTGCCGCTATGCCGACAGCGTCGCGCGTCTCTCCCCCGAGGCCATCATCGGGCTGCGGGGCGGCTCCATTCCGTCACCGGCGCTGACCTTCCGCCGCGTGGAGTCGCATGTGGACGCCATGCTGGAATCCTACCGTGGTGCGCCGATCATGGACTTCTTCCTGCAGGCCTACATGGCGCTGCTGGGTGAGACGCTCTATTACGAGGATGCCGCCTGCGTCTATCGTCGCAACGCCAAGGGCTCCTGGACCTCCCAGCAGCAGGATCATGAGGTCGAGCAGCGCTACCAGCGCGACATGCTGGCCGCCATCGACACCTTCTATGGCGCCACGCGCACGCTGCCGGAAGCCGACACCCTGTATATCCCGCTCTATCACTACTTCAAGCAGTACGTGATGGCGCCCGGCACCACCCAGCAGCGCCTCGCCAACTTCCGCCGCGGGCTGGGCTATCTGCACCACATGCAGCGCAACAAGGTGCTGTCGCTGGTCCGCCGCGACATGTTCGCCAAGCTGACGCGTCGCAAGGCTGCCACGCCCGGGCAGGCGAAGGACACGGAGGCAGCGGCATGA
- a CDS encoding phosphoribosyltransferase family protein, translating into MNYRSYGDLGRDIASQISRLQAGDFDLIVGIPRSGMVPAYMISAMLNRACTDLDTFLADGVPGKGITRKLRESTAGEVSEEGTRSAWAYRRVLLVDDSLNSGASLKASLARIPADCPCEIMTCVIYANPGVTNEVDLALVELEHPRAFQWNLFHHPALEDACVDIDGVLCLDPSPEDNDDGPRYRRFLLEATPLHLPTYRVHSLVTNRLEKYRPETEAWLARHGVTYERLIMLDLPSKEARLKLGCHASHKAGYYRESGCRLFIESEVGQASSIAQMTGKPVYCVDAQQMVNPEWLAMLKLQRGKWMTRQCKRGIRRVMKLLPASWERQARGVFQRVA; encoded by the coding sequence ATGAACTATCGCAGCTACGGCGATCTGGGCCGTGACATCGCCAGTCAGATCTCACGCCTGCAGGCAGGGGACTTCGACCTGATCGTCGGCATTCCGCGCAGTGGCATGGTGCCGGCCTACATGATCAGCGCGATGCTCAATCGCGCCTGTACCGATCTCGATACCTTCCTGGCGGATGGCGTGCCCGGCAAGGGCATCACGCGCAAGTTGCGCGAGTCCACCGCCGGCGAGGTGTCCGAGGAAGGCACACGTTCCGCCTGGGCCTATCGTCGCGTGCTGCTGGTGGATGACAGCCTCAACAGCGGTGCCTCGCTCAAGGCCTCCCTGGCGCGCATCCCGGCGGATTGCCCCTGCGAGATCATGACCTGCGTGATCTACGCCAACCCCGGGGTCACCAATGAAGTGGATCTGGCGCTCGTCGAGCTCGAACACCCGCGCGCCTTCCAGTGGAACCTCTTCCACCATCCGGCACTGGAGGATGCCTGCGTGGATATCGATGGCGTGCTGTGTCTCGATCCTTCTCCCGAAGACAACGATGACGGCCCGCGCTATCGCAGATTCCTGCTCGAGGCGACCCCGCTGCATCTGCCCACCTACCGGGTGCACTCGCTGGTCACCAACCGTCTCGAGAAGTACCGCCCCGAGACGGAGGCCTGGCTTGCGCGCCATGGCGTGACCTATGAGCGACTGATCATGCTGGATCTGCCGAGCAAGGAAGCGCGACTGAAACTGGGCTGTCATGCCAGCCACAAGGCCGGCTATTACCGCGAGTCGGGCTGTCGGCTGTTCATCGAGAGTGAAGTGGGGCAGGCCAGCAGCATCGCGCAGATGACCGGCAAGCCGGTCTACTGCGTGGATGCCCAGCAGATGGTCAACCCCGAATGGCTGGCCATGCTGAAGTTGCAGCGTGGCAAGTGGATGACACGCCAATGCAAGCGTGGCATCCGCCGGGTGATGAAGCTGCTGCCGGCTTCCTGGGAGCGTCAGGCACGGGGCGTCTTCCAGCGAGTGGCATGA
- a CDS encoding glycosyltransferase family 4 protein, translating to MKTHRMALFVSAGSDHGETRQMLALAAGLTRLGHEVDVVLPHAEEDVVTSLAHGVRLVELGRQGPLALSLALTRYLARHKPCVLMSSGLEANLTALKAARLNRRRVPVVIHHVAALAQELAAAGNRRDAARRAMALKYPQAALVIGASEAIIQALASEAGIPQANTAQLDLAPQRIGGAAHAGESSAALEEGPLMRCLWLLMQAAGMNTQELEDSPSVASATPARVQGRDTQTVPVTAFAGDRASATYRVTANAGLSATHTDVRD from the coding sequence ATGAAAACGCACAGGATGGCGCTATTCGTCTCGGCCGGCTCCGATCATGGCGAGACTCGTCAGATGCTGGCGCTGGCCGCGGGTCTGACCCGCCTGGGACACGAGGTGGATGTGGTACTGCCGCATGCCGAGGAAGACGTCGTCACGTCGCTGGCGCATGGCGTGCGTCTGGTGGAGCTTGGCAGGCAGGGGCCGTTGGCCCTGTCATTGGCCCTGACGCGCTACCTGGCGCGCCACAAGCCCTGTGTGCTGATGTCCAGCGGTCTGGAAGCCAACCTGACGGCGCTCAAGGCGGCGCGCCTCAATCGGCGGCGCGTGCCGGTGGTCATCCACCACGTCGCGGCGCTGGCGCAGGAGCTGGCAGCGGCGGGGAATCGTCGCGACGCGGCAAGACGTGCGATGGCGCTCAAGTATCCGCAGGCGGCATTGGTGATCGGGGCCAGCGAGGCGATCATTCAGGCACTGGCCAGCGAGGCAGGCATCCCGCAGGCGAATACCGCGCAACTGGATCTCGCGCCACAGCGCATCGGTGGCGCGGCGCACGCCGGGGAATCGTCTGCGGCGCTGGAAGAAGGGCCCTTGATGCGGTGTCTGTGGCTCTTGATGCAGGCGGCAGGCATGAACACGCAAGAGCTGGAAGACAGCCCGTCAGTCGCGTCCGCGACTCCCGCACGCGTGCAGGGACGGGACACGCAGACCGTGCCGGTCACCGCGTTTGCGGGTGACAGGGCATCGGCGACGTATCGCGTCACGGCCAATGCCGGCCTGTCTGCTACACACACCGACGTCAGGGACTGA